The Osmia bicornis bicornis chromosome 9, iOsmBic2.1, whole genome shotgun sequence genome has a segment encoding these proteins:
- the LOC114878301 gene encoding chymotrypsin inhibitor-like, which produces MSRTGVIVFLLITIIAGALTSSMGGCGKNEEWSQCNGHCNNYCNSGPVSCITQCISGCHCAPGYVRNKDGACVLPENC; this is translated from the exons ATGTCTCGTACAGGAgtaattgtttttcttttaataacgataattGCTGGCGCAT TGACGTCAAGCATGGGTGGCTGTGGAAAAAACGAAGAATGGTCACAGTGTAATGGACACTGCAACAACTATTGCAACTCGGGACCTGTTAGTTGCATCACG CAATGCATCTCTGGATGTCATTGTGCACCTGGATACGTAAGAAACAAAGATGGTGCTTGTGTTTTGCctgaaaattgttaa
- the LOC114878300 gene encoding chymotrypsin inhibitor-like, translating to MSRTLFVLFVVLALFSISSYAQQCGVNEEFKSCGSACEPSCAKPKVDICTMQCKIGCQCKDGFVRSGDGQCVLEKDCSN from the exons ATGTCCCGCACTTTGTTCGTCCTGTTCGTCGTTTTGGCGTTGTTCTCTATCA GTTCGTACGCTCAGCAATGTGGAGTGAACGAGGAGTTCAAGAGCTGTGGATCAGCCTGCGAACCCAGTTGTGCTAAACCAAAAGTCGACATTTGCACCATG CAATGTAAGATTGGTTGCCAATGTAAAGATGGATTCGTGAGAAGCGGTGATGGGCAATGTGTTCTAGAAAAAGACTGTTCAAACTAA
- the LOC114878296 gene encoding inducible metalloproteinase inhibitor protein-like: MKIIFALFVALAVLFSTILAKKVICDRPNEEYQCGSACQTTCENLGQQCPVMNFRCNDDCYCKDGYARNRRGICIPIKYCPKK; the protein is encoded by the exons ATGAAGATTATTTTTGCGTTGTTCGTCGCTTTGGCGGTGTTGTTTTCCA CCATACTGGCCAAAAAAGTAATCTGTGACAGGCCAAACGAGGAGTATCAGTGCGGATCAGCTTGTCAAACTACTTGCGAGAATCTAGGTCAACAATGTCCAGTCATGAACTTC AGATGTAACGATGATTGTTATTGCAAAGATGGCTACGCTAGGAACAGAAGGGGTATCTGCATCCCCATAAAGTATTGTCCTAAAAAGTGA